A genome region from Nocardiopsis exhalans includes the following:
- the ctaD gene encoding aa3-type cytochrome oxidase subunit I, whose translation MTTTATEPRTDGQAPSSKGSIIVSWMTSTDHKVIGYMYLITSFAFFLFGGVLALLMRLELFSPGMQFMSNEQFNQLFTMHGTIMLLMFATPLFVGFSNILMPLQIGAPDVAFPRINLFGYYLFLFGSLIAISGFLTPGGAASFGWFAYTPLSDAVRSPGLGGDLWILGLIVSGLGTILGAVNFITTGLCMRAPGMTMFRMPIFTWNTLLTSVLVLIAFPVLTAALIALGADRMIGTQVFNAEHGGAILWQHLFWFFGHPEVYIIALPFFGIATEILPVFSRKPIFGYKSLVAATIAIAGLSVTVWAHHMFPTGAVLLPFFSFMTFLIAVPTGVKFFNWIGTMWRGQLTFETPMLFTIGFLVTFLFGGLTGVLLASPPIDFHVTDSYFVVAHFHYVVFGTVVFAMFAGFYFWWPKFTGKMLNEKLGKFHFWLLFLGFHGTFLVQHWLGAMGFPRRYADYLPGDGFTELNQISSISSFVLAASTLIFFWNMYITAKNAPMVNVDDPWGYGCSLEWATSCPPPRHNFTSLPRIRSERPAFDLNHPHAAAPGAVAAGAEKK comes from the coding sequence ATGACCACCACGGCAACCGAACCCCGCACTGACGGTCAGGCACCGTCAAGCAAAGGGTCGATCATCGTCAGTTGGATGACGTCGACCGACCACAAGGTCATCGGGTACATGTACCTGATCACCTCCTTCGCCTTCTTCCTCTTCGGCGGCGTGCTGGCGCTCCTGATGCGGCTGGAGCTGTTCTCGCCGGGCATGCAGTTCATGTCCAACGAGCAGTTCAACCAGCTGTTCACGATGCACGGCACGATCATGCTGCTGATGTTCGCGACCCCGCTGTTCGTCGGGTTCTCGAACATCCTCATGCCGCTGCAGATCGGCGCCCCCGATGTGGCCTTCCCCAGGATCAACCTGTTCGGCTACTACCTGTTCCTGTTCGGCAGCCTCATCGCCATCAGCGGGTTCCTGACCCCGGGCGGCGCGGCCAGCTTCGGCTGGTTCGCCTACACGCCGCTGTCCGACGCGGTCCGCTCGCCGGGCCTGGGCGGTGACCTGTGGATCCTGGGTCTGATCGTGTCCGGTCTGGGCACGATCCTTGGCGCGGTCAACTTCATCACCACCGGCCTGTGCATGCGCGCGCCCGGTATGACGATGTTCCGCATGCCGATCTTCACCTGGAACACCCTGCTCACCAGTGTGCTGGTGCTCATCGCGTTCCCGGTACTGACCGCGGCCCTGATCGCGCTGGGCGCGGACCGCATGATCGGCACCCAGGTCTTCAACGCCGAGCACGGCGGTGCCATCCTCTGGCAGCACCTGTTCTGGTTCTTCGGTCACCCCGAGGTGTACATCATCGCGCTGCCGTTCTTCGGCATCGCGACGGAGATCCTGCCGGTGTTCAGCCGCAAGCCGATCTTCGGTTACAAGAGCCTGGTGGCGGCCACCATCGCCATCGCCGGTCTGTCCGTGACCGTGTGGGCCCACCACATGTTCCCGACCGGCGCGGTGCTGCTGCCGTTCTTCTCGTTCATGACGTTCCTCATCGCGGTCCCCACCGGGGTGAAGTTCTTCAACTGGATCGGGACGATGTGGCGCGGTCAGCTCACCTTCGAGACGCCGATGCTGTTCACGATCGGTTTCCTGGTCACCTTCCTCTTCGGTGGTCTGACCGGTGTGCTGCTGGCTTCGCCGCCCATCGACTTCCACGTCACCGACTCCTACTTCGTGGTGGCGCACTTCCACTACGTGGTGTTCGGCACCGTGGTGTTCGCGATGTTCGCGGGCTTCTACTTCTGGTGGCCCAAGTTCACCGGCAAGATGCTCAACGAGAAGCTGGGCAAGTTCCACTTCTGGCTGCTGTTCCTGGGCTTCCACGGCACTTTCCTGGTCCAGCACTGGCTGGGTGCCATGGGCTTCCCGCGTCGTTACGCGGACTACCTGCCCGGGGACGGCTTCACGGAGCTCAACCAGATCTCCTCGATCTCGTCGTTCGTGCTCGCGGCCTCGACGCTCATCTTCTTCTGGAACATGTACATCACCGCGAAGAACGCGCCGATGGTCAACGTGGACGACCCGTGGGGCTACGGCTGCTCGCTGGAGTGGGCGACCTCCTGCCCGCCGCCGCGACACAACTTCACGTCGCTGCCCCGGATCCGGTCCGAGCGTCCGGCCTTCGACCTCAACCACCCGCACGCCGCGGCACCCGGTGCCGTCGCGGCCGGTGCCGAGAAGAAGTAG
- the ctaC gene encoding aa3-type cytochrome oxidase subunit II: MEDPRASPLGRQSVSPTRQENRRSTLRRWAPRGAALAVLGLAATGCASNDLTRLGMPEPITEQAERVLSLWQGSWVAAFAVGILVWGLFIWTILFHRKRSEQLPPQVRYNMPIEALYTVLPIVVISVLFFFTARDQAYLLDTEEPADVHVEVVAFQWAWQFNYMDDTKENGGEVLFSEVGIPNPDGTADPETQTTLVLPEGAIVHFDLYSPDVIHSFWIPAFGFKMDVVPGRDNAFQANVKEGTAGEYVGRCAELCGVDHTRMLFNVEVLPQDEYDAWASEQEEAQAAEAAEAAETDDDPDMAEGTGPAGDDAEGAGVGAADAEENDD, translated from the coding sequence GTGGAGGATCCACGGGCTTCACCGCTGGGAAGGCAATCCGTGAGTCCGACCCGCCAAGAAAATCGGCGCTCAACTCTGCGCCGATGGGCACCACGCGGCGCCGCGCTCGCCGTGCTGGGGCTGGCCGCGACCGGCTGCGCGTCGAACGATCTCACTCGTTTGGGCATGCCGGAGCCGATCACCGAGCAGGCCGAGCGTGTTCTCTCGCTCTGGCAGGGCTCGTGGGTGGCGGCTTTCGCGGTCGGCATTCTCGTGTGGGGACTGTTCATCTGGACAATCCTCTTCCACCGCAAGCGCTCTGAGCAGTTGCCGCCGCAGGTGCGGTACAACATGCCCATCGAAGCGCTGTACACCGTTCTGCCGATCGTCGTCATCTCGGTGCTCTTCTTCTTCACCGCGCGAGACCAGGCTTACCTGCTCGACACGGAAGAGCCCGCGGACGTCCATGTAGAGGTCGTGGCCTTCCAATGGGCCTGGCAGTTCAACTACATGGACGACACCAAGGAGAACGGCGGGGAGGTGCTCTTCTCCGAGGTCGGTATCCCCAACCCGGACGGCACCGCTGACCCCGAGACCCAGACGACCCTCGTTCTTCCCGAGGGCGCCATCGTTCACTTCGACCTCTACTCGCCCGACGTGATCCACTCGTTCTGGATCCCGGCGTTCGGCTTCAAGATGGACGTCGTCCCGGGCCGTGACAACGCCTTCCAGGCGAACGTCAAGGAGGGCACCGCGGGCGAGTACGTCGGCCGTTGCGCCGAGCTGTGCGGTGTGGACCACACCCGCATGCTCTTCAACGTCGAGGTCCTGCCGCAGGACGAGTACGACGCCTGGGCCTCCGAGCAGGAGGAGGCCCAGGCCGCCGAGGCCGCCGAGGCCGCTGAGACGGACGACGACCCGGACATGGCCGAGGGCACTGGCCCCGCCGGGGATGATGCCGAGGGTGCGGGCGTCGGAGCGGCTGACGCCGAGGAGAATGACGACTAA
- the rpsD gene encoding 30S ribosomal protein S4 produces the protein MRYTGPKVRLSRRAGTPLTRKAVSYFEKRPYPPGEHGRRVRRNSSDYAVRMAEKQKVRWYYDLTEKQLVRIYENAKKRPGRTGEEMLGELELRLATVVLRAGLAASIYAARQFINHGHITVDGKKVDIPSYQVKPGQIISVREKSRSMVPFVEAAEGVHADDKIAGYLAVSHKDLRVAVIDRPKREQIPVPFDEQLVVEFYAR, from the coding sequence ATGCGCTACACCGGACCGAAGGTGCGGTTGTCCCGGCGCGCCGGCACCCCGCTGACCCGTAAGGCGGTCAGCTACTTCGAGAAGCGTCCGTACCCGCCCGGCGAGCACGGTCGTCGCGTCCGCCGCAACAGCAGCGACTACGCCGTTCGTATGGCGGAGAAGCAGAAGGTGCGCTGGTACTACGACCTGACCGAGAAGCAGCTGGTCAGGATCTACGAGAACGCCAAGAAGCGTCCCGGCCGTACCGGCGAGGAGATGCTCGGCGAGCTCGAGCTGCGTCTGGCCACGGTCGTGCTGCGCGCCGGTCTGGCCGCCTCGATCTACGCCGCGCGTCAGTTCATCAACCACGGCCACATCACCGTGGACGGCAAGAAGGTCGACATCCCGTCGTACCAGGTCAAGCCGGGCCAGATCATCAGCGTTCGGGAGAAGTCCCGCTCGATGGTCCCGTTCGTCGAGGCCGCTGAGGGCGTTCACGCCGACGACAAGATCGCCGGCTACCTCGCCGTCAGCCACAAGGACCTGCGCGTGGCGGTCATCGACCGCCCCAAGCGCGAGCAGATCCCGGTGCCCTTCGACGAGCAGCTCGTCGTCGAGTTCTACGCTCGCTAA
- a CDS encoding HesB/IscA family protein — translation MTVQSEATAQGVILTEGAADKVRALLDQEGRDDLRLRVGVQPGGCSGLRYQLYFDERDLDGDVVADFDGVEVVTDRRSAAYLIGASIDFVDTIEKQGFTIDNPNATGSCACGDSFN, via the coding sequence ATGACGGTTCAGAGCGAAGCCACCGCGCAGGGAGTCATCCTCACCGAGGGTGCGGCCGACAAGGTTCGGGCGCTCCTTGACCAGGAGGGCCGCGACGACCTGCGCCTGCGCGTCGGTGTCCAGCCCGGTGGTTGCTCGGGGCTGCGTTACCAGCTCTACTTCGACGAGCGCGACCTCGACGGCGACGTCGTCGCCGACTTCGACGGTGTCGAGGTCGTTACCGACCGCCGCAGCGCCGCCTACCTCATCGGTGCGAGCATCGACTTCGTGGACACGATCGAGAAGCAGGGGTTCACCATCGACAACCCCAACGCCACCGGTTCCTGCGCCTGCGGTGACTCCTTCAACTAG
- a CDS encoding sulfurtransferase TusA family protein, with protein sequence MDVSERPTSQQPLVTVEAVGRKCPIPIIMLAARLHEVPIGAVIAVTADDPAASADIPSWCRMKMHEFVAERPVTRGSEFHIRRMY encoded by the coding sequence GTGGACGTGTCCGAGCGACCGACTTCGCAACAGCCTCTGGTCACCGTGGAGGCGGTGGGCCGCAAGTGCCCGATTCCGATCATCATGCTGGCCGCCCGACTGCACGAAGTGCCCATCGGAGCGGTCATCGCGGTCACCGCGGACGATCCCGCGGCGAGCGCGGACATACCGTCCTGGTGCCGGATGAAGATGCACGAGTTCGTCGCCGAGCGACCCGTGACGCGAGGTAGCGAGTTTCACATTCGGAGGATGTACTGA
- a CDS encoding carbohydrate kinase family protein: MRIAVAGSIATDHLMTFEGRFAEQIIPEQIQQLSLSFLIDELDVRRGGVAANICFGMGGFGLNPVLVGAAGADFEEYRAWLDRHGVDTSAVHISELRHTARFVCTTDRDQNQIASFYTGAMAEARNIELQPIADRLGGLDLVLIGADDPAAMVRHSEECRTRSIPFAADPSQQLARMDGPEVRTLIEGAAFLFSNEYEKALAEQKTGWSDSEILAKVDTRITTLGAKGARIDRQGEPSTHVPSAAVDELVDPTGMGDAFRAGFLSAHSWGLSLERAAQVGNATAVHCLEADGPQEYTLTGASLLERLERSYGAEVAAEVKPFV, translated from the coding sequence GTGCGTATCGCGGTTGCCGGATCCATCGCCACCGACCACCTGATGACCTTCGAGGGTCGGTTCGCCGAGCAGATCATCCCCGAGCAGATCCAGCAGTTGTCCCTCTCCTTCCTCATCGACGAGCTGGACGTGCGCCGCGGCGGCGTCGCGGCCAACATCTGCTTCGGCATGGGAGGTTTCGGTCTCAACCCGGTCCTGGTCGGTGCGGCCGGTGCCGACTTCGAGGAGTACCGCGCCTGGCTGGACCGCCACGGCGTCGACACCTCGGCCGTGCACATCTCCGAGCTGCGCCACACGGCCCGGTTCGTCTGCACCACGGACCGTGACCAGAACCAGATCGCCTCCTTCTACACCGGTGCGATGGCCGAGGCCCGCAACATCGAGCTCCAGCCGATCGCCGACCGCCTGGGCGGTCTCGACCTCGTCCTGATCGGCGCCGACGACCCGGCCGCCATGGTCCGGCACAGCGAGGAGTGCCGTACGCGCTCCATCCCCTTCGCCGCCGACCCCTCCCAGCAGCTGGCCCGCATGGACGGCCCGGAGGTGCGCACGCTCATCGAGGGCGCCGCCTTCCTGTTCAGCAACGAGTACGAGAAGGCCCTGGCCGAGCAGAAGACCGGGTGGTCCGACTCCGAGATCCTGGCCAAGGTCGACACCCGGATCACCACCCTGGGCGCCAAGGGCGCGCGGATCGACCGTCAGGGCGAGCCGAGCACCCACGTACCCTCCGCCGCCGTCGACGAGCTTGTCGACCCCACCGGTATGGGCGACGCCTTCCGCGCCGGTTTCCTGTCCGCCCACTCCTGGGGCCTGTCCCTGGAGCGCGCCGCCCAGGTCGGCAACGCCACCGCAGTCCACTGCCTGGAGGCCGACGGTCCGCAGGAGTACACGCTCACCGGCGCCTCCCTGCTGGAGCGCCTGGAGCGTTCCTACGGAGCCGAGGTCGCCGCCGAGGTCAAGCCCTTCGTGTGA